The Bicyclus anynana chromosome 9, ilBicAnyn1.1, whole genome shotgun sequence DNA window ttaaaataaatatatcgatTTTGACTACTttgaaataagaaaaatatatttcaccAACTTGAATACCTACTTCATTATGTTTCCtaactacaaaataaatataacttcaaTTTTACAGTTAAACTGTTAAAACGTTTACTATTTTCCTCCATTTTGGttctgaaatataaataattacataaagatTAGCGTACAATTTTTTCTCTTCAAATACCACTCaagatatttttaactaataagttaattaatttcaaaaagtGTTTAAGAATTATGTTttcgttatcatcattataatcaaccgttattcggctcactattgagcacggatctcctctcagaatgacaggggttaggtgTGATCAACCTATCTGTTGTATATGTCACTCTTTTACATTTTCTAGTTTTTcgtcagcgtttgtagaaaaagaatcgaaaGAGGACCATGAGACACTATAATATAGTCTAAGGCGCGGACTTATCTTGCATGCACTCTATCAGTTCACATAATATGATAAACGAAAGAATAATTGCACCAACTTACCACTATATTTTGGAATGTAAATGAGAAGCTGCCTTAATAACACTAATGCGGTGACTAAAAAGTAACCCAGGCCATAGACACAGGCTACAAAACTTATTGCGaggctgaaaaaaaaattatatattaaactgTAAGTATAACTTAATATTGTTAAGtcaataattgaatatttacaatatagACGTCGAGAGGTATCAAGTAAAGCCTTATACTCAGGTCAATAGTCCTATTTAGTtgtagtagtaatagtagttgtatttttttattaattgtaaaacgCATATATTTCGACACTCTTAAGGGACGTATTTaacctagaactatgaaatttgcCAAGTAACATCGACATAGACaacaagtaggtataaaaaaaactcataactatactattgtaattaaatcttaaaacaaGGGTCTCTGAAATGCGGGAAATGCGGGAATCTAGAACTGTGTATTTATAATGATACTACGTAAGGAACCCTCGGTGGACAACTCACATTTGTCCAGTTGTTTTTTATAGTAGGGTtgaaaaaacatgaaaattgtttttttttttttaattctttacaagttagcccttgactacaatctcacctgatggtaagtgatgatgcagtctaagataagtGATGGCGGTAcgtcagccggggatcgaacccaggacctccgttttgtaaatccaccgcgcataccactgcgccacggaggccgtcaaatttaatttaatttaaaatatagtagggttgaaaaaaaacatgaaaattgtCTCCTTTTcaaatagtaattttataaaggttgtgaaattacttacttaaaatcaTAATACACATCGGTGCAGTCCTCAGGCAAAAGTATATTGTCGTAAAGAACAAACGGTTGACATATAGTAGTCAGACCCAAGTTAGTGCCATATAATAATGTTGCAAAAGCAAACACTTGGCCCgccaaaaaataactataatttgGTCTTAGAATACAACAGTCCCacctgtaattaaattaaaaatgcattaGGCTAGCagactttacttaaaaaaaaaacctgtacttactattatagcttggcaagttagttgattacactcccatgatctgcgggcgacgggaggggaaggactgcgcgggtacaAAGTCGTGCGCGTGGGGCATCGcccccggcccccgcggaccatcgggagtgttacgaacgaattttccaAGCTATAGTGACACATGCTATAGCTATAGCGTTGAAATACGGTTTTTTTACAGGACAAGAAGTAGTCAATGTGCTGCTCAATAACCCTCTACCTTTTCTTGTGAAAATTCCATTAAACtgccaattatttattaaattgataatTTATAGCCATTCCAGAGCTTAGCCTTGagacaagaattttaaaaaggcTCGTATATGTTTATCTTGTAATTAATACacttcaatttcatttaatgtatgtattgaatattaatactgaataattaatttaaattgacaAGACATGCAAAGCTCGTCTGATTCGTCAGTTATATGTAGAACTGTAGAAATCAAAAACAGCAGCAAAAACAGACTGAAGCAGTGTCatcctgtcatcatcatcatcatcatatcagccaagggaagtccactgcaggacataggctttttgtaggcacttccaaacatcacgatcctgagcctggagccacctgcatccagcgaatacctgtgactaacttgatgtcgtcagtccacctggtgggggggtcgactaacactgcgctttctagtgcgcgGTCGCTATTCAGCTTCGCgagtcgttgagctatgtcggtgactttggttcttctgcagatctcttcctttctgattcaatcacgcagagatactcctaacatctACTTAACTGGACCATATGtcttaggtatatatattcgtctacaatttcgagtgcaacgTTTTTAACTGTAACTGGGTGgacgatacatgagcattacacattattttcgtaTTGGCAATGTTCATCTTTAGGCCCatctgttgagaaactctgctgaggtcattgagcatggtactaaggtcatccagagtctctgccatgatgactacatcatctgCGAACCATTTTGaggtatcaaaatcaaaattcttaatttcaagtaggcagttttaagcacttttgtaatgtcaatttttattatttgtagagACTACTACCAGTTGACAGTTCTGCTGggaaaactcaacagttgctgtctattgaaataatcattatttacaatatttatttattaagtaaacaaTTACTTGGTTATTGTGTAACCTTTTAGGGTGTGTTTCTTATTGCTCACTTACTTGTACTTACCATATAGAATGAAAGAACCTCTCATTGACTTCCAATTGACAAATTTGGCAATAATATGAGTCTGAAGTAAGTACTgggctaaaaaaaaattttgattaggTTTCAGTAGGTACAAATCATATtagttattttctttatattagcaggctaattcactaactttgatgtatgttagttgacatatacaattTTGAGATTCTATTTAACAAATGCCATCTTTCCAATAAAGTCTATTCTTCTGTTGCTTTAGACATGATTTAAAGTATATATGAAACATACATGAAAATGTCTAGTAGACCCAAAAAATAACTCCAAAAAATTTACAGAGAACATTGCCTTTTCCATACCTGTACTCTTTTCCTTTTGAAGTTCCAGTGGCAAGTTCAAAATCTGCAACAGCTTTCATTTTATGGAAGAAATACCATGTACTACCAACAAGTAGTAGAAACACAAAGTGTTCCAGCTGAGTTATTTCTAAATAACTCAGCACAACTAGCTCAAAAACTAGAAACATGCAAGCACTTGATGATAATGTCCAAGAGTAGAAAAATTGAGACCTGTAAAAcagaaaagttttaaataataaacattcatactattattataaataccaaAGTAAGTGTGTCTGGCTGTctattaccttttcacagctttACTGTTGAAcagatttagatgaattttacTCGTGATACATGAGATTTTGGACAAGATCCTACACTACTTTATATCACAGAAAAATTTcatggttcctgtgggatttataatatacctactgaatTTAAACAGAGTAGTGGACGTCTGCTAATGtcataatacatttaaattctcATGATCAGCCTGTGtccgtccattgcaggacatagaccttttcaAGAGTGTGCCACCACAAATGATCCTTCGCCTTTTTCATCCAGCCACTTCGCACACACCTAAGACTCCTAAGAAAATACAGTCAGCTTACTTGTCTTTATTTTAGTGTACTTCATGAACTACTTGCGCGGAGCGACACTCACAGCTAATTTTTGAGCcgtcataaagtttgcatcaGACTATACCAAATGTTAACTACTTAGTAGTGAAAGTGTACATAAGAGGATAATATCTTGGCTCTGAAATATTgagcttaaattttttttgtaagctTTCCCTGTACTATAAGGTGGGTGGCTACGCCCTGAAGTGGGCTGTTCAAAAAGCTCATAAAGATCAACGGATCACgttgaacaaaatatttataaataaagaccGTTGGCACATTTACCTGTTTTTTTGCCTTGGGCGAGACTGTGCATATATAGCACCCATTCCAATAAAAATCATGACCACCAGTGTCACCGATCTAGATATCGTAGCAACAACCAACAACAGTGGCAAAATTATAAACGGTAATATAGCACTAGTGTCTACTTTCTTAGTCACTTTCGGTCCGTATGGCAAATTTTCCTGAGCAATCATTGTTGCAATACAACTTACTTTCCTCTAAGATATCGtctattttactttttacaattttatagatTAACCATTTTCTtggtgttatttattatattttatgatttcatggttgtaatttattattttcataatttaaacgGAATAAAACAAATTCGTACGTATcgcaaaaaaaacaaatattttgatttgatttgatttgatattgaCAGTGACACTAATGACATTTCACATTTGATCACACGTTGACAGTTATCACTTTGACATGAGACACGAGAAGTTGccatatagaataaaaaaatgagcGAATATTTTTCCTTGGCCTtcttcttttaataaaactaaaattgtgtttcctttgattattattttatattcagaGCTTATTTTCCCAAGTTTCAAGAGTACACGCTACACTCTCTCCCTGTATTACTTACAAGCCTATCACTTATATGGAAAAAGTCATTCACCTTTTAATTGGTTTTGCGGTGTCAGGCTTACGTGGAATTAGTGCCGCAATGAGGACCTTGAGGCAATTTCGGCTTATTATTGActccataataataaattaatatctagGTATTACGTTTAAGATGATAAACTGCCATAGGCCACGTTGGAGGAACAAACGAGATTCATACTTAATGGTAGTTAGTTTATGTGGCTACGGATCTCGGGGCCCTGGGTTAGATTTCCTTTTACAGTTCgattcatgtaggatggtgcgattgaaagttcgtttcactcttttGTTTCACTCAAAAGTTTGATATATAACAAACGCCAATAACGAGAATATTAACGTAATAAGAACGTCTTTCTTCTTCTATTTCccgggccttttccgcacttggccactagggtTGGCCGATGTACGTAGGTccttttggtgctggtccccgtcACTCCAGCCAGTCGAActtgctccagaagcttagcaggccgcccaggtcgccaaACGCCtcttggagtgttgctggggatccaatgtgtgctgcgcgttgttcagatacacctctgcatctaagcataacatgtacgTAATAAGAACGTCATAAATGCgtctgtcaccgtacccatgctatctgaaaaatactttagtaCTATTTTGCCGGAGCGGTGGTGGGAAGTTGGAGATGTTACATTCTTATGCTTAAGCAGTCGGTActtattaacattaacatctgGTACTGATAGTTACTTAATAGagttagtaaaaatattatcctAAACCCGTCTACCCGCATTTGGTGACTTTAGATGTATACTTTAGAGTTATAATACCTCTCCATATTGGAGGGAGGCTTGTAGGCCgataaaatgggctgataagaATACGTCATGTGGCGTGGCGTGTACTTCATAGATGCTAAAAATATCTGCCTACCATGAGAACTCAGTACCTGGATTGGGCTGGATATTTTCCATTTTCTGCAACttgtacgtatagtgcctaccctaattaataaccttgtgcacgccattgcATATACAGTtttttgtattaggtatataagtagagcccagtggatattacctctgcctccgattccggaggatatgggttcgaatccggtccagggcatgcacctccaacttttcagctgtgtgcattttaagaaattaaatatcacgtgtctcaaatggtgaaggaaacacttctaattctctgcgtgcgtaaagtctgccaatccgcattgggccagcgtggtggactattggcccgacccctctaattctgagaggagactcgagctcagcagtgagccgaatatgagttgataatgatgatataagtAGAAACTCTTTCGGCGTTTATCATGACGATAAGAgtatctatgttaaatataattCATTCTGTGGTTCATAGCATCTCGCTTTGCAGCAATTAATTGGGGCATTCATATTCTATGAGCCGACACACGATCAATCAATTCTGCTGGTTCAAAGGGTTGCAGATATAACATACAATGGTAGCGCGATACGTCATGCATTACATTCGAGATTGCAATGCATTCAGCTTTTATCTCGCAATTAGCGTTCGCGTTTGTGCCTTTGTGGCCTCGCACGGTCCGCTCCGGTGCCCTGCCTGTGTCGCCAGCCTCAGgcccattggcgtatctaggattacttTCTGGGGTGGGCCTGGGGTAGGCCCAGTACGCCCACATAttactgaacagagtcgacactcaatatcgttaacaatatttgtggacgcagaACTCTGATACGAGtcgacttattttattattttttctttgtatctaggGTAGGTATCCGAAaaggtcttaatatatttttcaaaatctttatgataggtttttctttattataagttgtaatggttattatttgatacattaaatgatattttgtgtaaaaattattagtatttccgcgtctatcatagaatttcaaatcagTAGCCCagtattctagggtgggcactggaccattcttgggtgggcccggcccacccggcccacccgcttTAAACGCCTATGCTCAGGCCGGGCCGTCGCCGGTCGCCGGTCGCCGGTCGTGCCATCCGAGCCCAACGCACACATGCGCCTGTCAGTCAACAACAGTTTGCGCGCGCACGCGTAACATCGCTGTAGAGAATAGCCTATATTTTTCACCATATTCGCCGGCAACGACAAATCCAGTATTGATCGGGCCTTCGCCGCGAAACGGCGTCTCGAAAATGTGATACGAATTTTCCGCGTCGACCATTGTTCGATACAATAATACTCACCAGTCAATCGATGGTAAATTAGTGAAATCATGGCGATTTTGTTGTGCTCGTATGGTGTCAAGGCTTAACGATATGTCGAAGGTGAGTCTCGCTGCAGCATGTTAAAAGATACGTTTTTGCGTTTCAGCAATTGCAGGTAGTTCCAAAATCATGGCCAAGGACGTTATTCAATTTACTTATAATGAAATTTTTCGGTTGTGAAACATTGTAAAGTTGGTTTAATCTTATCAGAACTAACAAACCGTGTTAGTTAACAGACTCAGCGAATATCGTTTGCAAAGGTTTCTTACATTTTTCACGCAATAAAATGTTGAACGGTTTTACGTAATTAAGGGACAGAccaatttatttagtaatttaaaacgGACATTGTTTTTATTGTCAGAGACAGTTGAAATACGAATATGAATGAaacatttagttttattttc harbors:
- the LOC112045101 gene encoding palmitoyltransferase ZDHHC23, producing the protein MIAQENLPYGPKVTKKVDTSAILPFIILPLLLVVATISRSVTLVVMIFIGMGAIYAQSRPRQKNRSQFFYSWTLSSSACMFLVFELVVLSYLEITQLEHFVFLLLVGSTWYFFHKMKAVADFELATGTSKGKEYSPVLTSDSYYCQICQLEVNERFFHSIWWDCCILRPNYSYFLAGQVFAFATLLYGTNLGLTTICQPFVLYDNILLPEDCTDVYYDFNLAISFVACVYGLGYFLVTALVLLRQLLIYIPKYSEPKWRKIVNVLTV